The window CGCGTAGAGGGTGCCGGCCAGGGTGCCGAACGCCATGCCTCCCACGGCGGCGAAGAGCGTGCCGGGCAGCAGCGTGAACGGCCGGATGGCGAGCGCGAGGATATAGGCCAGCGGGGCGGCCTTGCCCATGGGCGCCAGCCACCCGCTCAGCGTCTCCTGGTCCACGAAGTCGGGCCCCAGCAGCCTCAGCAACGCCAGGCCGCAGATGGATGTCGCAATGGGTGCCAGCACTCGGAGCCAGCTCTTGACGCGTCCCGCCTTCGCCACGCTCACCTCCCCCGTCAATGTGCGCGTGAAGGTGGGGTTTTGACGGGGAATCGGCAATGCATCGCGGCTTGTTCTCAACAAGAAAGCATCCTGCCGGGCAGGCCATAGCCCGGTGAAGATGCCCAGCAAGCCTGGCAACCCTCTGTAATCATTGGGGTTAGGGTGTGGTTTGTCGGGTGTGAACGGCTGGCGGTGTACGGAGCTTGCTTGCATCGGGGCGCTTCCGTCCCAAGGTTTCAGGCAAGGGGCACCGTGGCGAGGCGTCGGTCGTAACGAGAGGAGATGGCGATATGTCGGACAAGGACAACAAGGGCAGCATGACGGTGGCAGAGGCCGGGCGTAAGGGTGGCGAGACCGTCCGTAACGAGCGAGGTCGCGAGTTCTACGAGACGATCGGCCGCAAGGGAGGTGCGACGGTCAAGGCCGAGCGTGGCCGCTCCTTCTACGAGGAGATCGGCCGCAAGGGCGGCGAGACGGTGAAGGCCGAGCGCGGCGCGAAGTTCTACGAGGAGATCGGCAAGAAGGGTGGCGATCGCGTCAAGGCCACCCGAGGCCCGAACTTCTACGAGGAAATCGGTCGTAAGGGCGGCCAGAAGGTGAAGAAGCTCATCGAGGAGGGCAAGCGCGCGGCCCGTGCGGCGATGGCGCAGCCGCAGGAGCCCTCCGCGAGCACCGAGGAGCCCAGCGCTCCGAGCACGCCGGCGGCGACCGAGGGGCAGGAGCCGCAGCGCGAGTAACGTGACGTGGGAGCACGGAC is drawn from Hyalangium ruber and contains these coding sequences:
- a CDS encoding general stress protein, with protein sequence MSDKDNKGSMTVAEAGRKGGETVRNERGREFYETIGRKGGATVKAERGRSFYEEIGRKGGETVKAERGAKFYEEIGKKGGDRVKATRGPNFYEEIGRKGGQKVKKLIEEGKRAARAAMAQPQEPSASTEEPSAPSTPAATEGQEPQRE